A single genomic interval of Astyanax mexicanus isolate ESR-SI-001 chromosome 4, AstMex3_surface, whole genome shotgun sequence harbors:
- the LOC125801324 gene encoding zinc finger protein 271-like, with protein MKPSPDMEKHQHSVKSFTKQSTLKKHQRIHTGEKPHHCSDCGKSFNQQSDLKKHQRIHTGEKPYYCSDCRKSFITQSKLKIHQRIHTGEKPYHCSDCGKSFTQQSDLKKHQRIHTGEKPHHCSDCGNSFTTQSNLKIHQRIHTGEKPYHCSDCGKSFTTQSKLKIHQRIHTGEKPHHCSDCGKSFTQQSDLKKHQRIHTGEKPHHCSDCGNSFTTQSNLKIHQRIHTGEKPHHCSDCGKSFTTQSDLKKHQRIHTGEKPYYCFDCGKSFTQQSTLKIHQRIHTGEKPHHCSDCGKSFTKQSDLKKHQRIHTGEKPYYCSDCGKCFTEQSNLKKHQRIHTGE; from the coding sequence atgaagccaagtcctgacatggagaaacatcagcactctgtcaagagttttactaaacagagtactctcaaaaaacaccagcgcattcacacaggagagaaaccacatcactgctcagactgtggaaagagttttaatcaacagagtgatctcaaaaagcaccagcgcattcacacaggagagaaaccgtattactgctcagactgtaggaagagttttattacacagagtaaacttaaaatacatcagcgcattcacacaggagagaaaccatatcactgctcagactgtgggaagagttttactcaacagagtgatctcaaaaagcaccagcgcattcacacaggagagaaaccgcatcactgctcagactgtgggaacagttttactacacagagtaatctcaaaatacaccagcgcattcacacaggagagaaaccgtatcactgctcagactgtgggaagagttttactacacagagtaaactcaaaatacatcagcgcattcacacaggagagaaaccgcatcactgctcagactgtgggaagagttttactcaacagagtgatctcaaaaaacatcagcgcattcacacaggagagaaaccgcatcactgctcagactgtgggaacagttttactacacagagtaatctcaaaatacatcagcgcattcacacaggagagaaaccgcatcactgctcagactgtgggaagagttttactacacagagtgatctcaaaaaacaccagcgcattcacacaggagagaaaccatattactgtttcgactgtgggaagagttttactcaacagagtactctcaaaatacatcagcgcattcacacaggagagaaaccgcatcactgctcggactgtgggaagagttttactaaacagagtgatctcaaaaaacaccagcgcattcacacaggagagaaaccgtattactgctcagactgtgggaagtgttttactgaacagagtaatctcaaaaaacaccagcgcattcacacaggagagtaa